The genomic interval ATTACTGGATTAATATTTAGCAGTGGTTGGAACTGTTATGCACAGTGTTCTGAAAACCCGATATTCAGTCAGACAACAGagttatgttttaaaaggtttattgaaaagatGAGTAGTGACTAACGAGGCAGGAGAGAAGGACCAGACTTGACGGATAGGTAGTGAAGACAGAACCAAACCTGACCTGACCTGGTCTgtattgccggcagtaagttgaACTCATTTCCAGTGATAGTTTAACTCCCTTTATCacagattctgttcataacttttatggacagaatttctaggcgcagccaaggtgttgaggggatccgttttggtggccttaggttcgcgtctctgctattcgtggaTGACGTGGTTCTGCTGGCTTCATCAGGTCGTTATCTACAGCTCTGACTttagtgtgaagcggccgggatgaggatcagtgcctccaaatctgagaccatggtcttgagctggaaaagggtagagtgccttctccaggttggggaggatgtactgctcctagtggaggagtttaaatatCTTGGGGTATTgctcatgaatgaggggaaggtGGAGCAGGAgattgacaggcggattggagctgcgtctgctgtgaagcgggcccTGTACCGGTCTGTTGCGGTGAAgtgagagctgagccaaaaggcaaagttCTCGATTTGCCAGTCAATCTACATTCCTATcgtcatctatggtcatgactgaaagaacaagatccaaGATACAAGCAGTTGAAATGAGTTTTGTCCGTAGTGTGTccgggctctcccttagagatagggtaaggagctcagtcatccggggaggacgcagagtagagccactgctcctccacgtcgagaggatccagttgaggtggctcgggcatctggttaggatgcctcctggacgcctccctgaaGAGGGACCCCTGTTTCCCGGACAGAACCAACTTCGGGAGACGGCATGGAGAAGGACTGAGATAGGGAGCTGGACAAGGAGCCCACCAAACACCCCCACCCCACTACCTGAAAATGTAATCccaccccaacactaacattaaAAGAACTCTCAACACACATATGACAATAGACACCAAGGCTGTGGTCACACCCACtatccctccctcccctcctcccactggcagagtgcaaACCCCTAAAGGGGAGAGCATCTGCCATGAAATGTTAATGTCCATACCCCCGTACCAGCTCAGCAGGCCCCAGTTGTAGCTGATTTCTGAGATTCTtacaataagacaacatctgcctttaatcttgtaagctggttgaaaatcttcaactttttaaccagcactgacatgttttaaacacgCACTGACATGTTtccatgcacacaaacaaacacctaCACATGTTGTCAGTCATGCTTGAATGTATTGGAACAGAGATAGACATCCCCATTCTGACTGCTTGTGCCTTTTCCAAGTATCAGGCACATGGCTTCCTTGGAGGTGATAATACTACTTGAACACAATGGTAAAATGGTAactggcttgtacttgtataacgCTCTAACTgctccgacgaccccaaagtactttacactacagtcattcacccatttacacacacattcacaccctaaCGGCGGttagctatgttagtagccacagctacactggggcagactgacagaaaccATACAATGGTGTCACAGGGCCTTCTGACCAGCGGCAGCAGGCgatttgggtgaagtgtcttgcccaaggtcACAATGACTGAAacagtcagagcgggggattaaaccagcaacccaccaattgcaggacaaactgtCTAACTCCTGCAGCAAACACTGTCACCCCCACataaaagagagaaataaaacaacaaagtaaaacagCAAAGTAATGAAACGTGGTTACAAAAACCGGTAATTTTCTAACTTACATAAACCTCACTTGAATAAGCATTAAATAATCACCATTAAAACAGTAGCAAATTATGTAAACATCATTGGAATTAGTCATCATTGTTGGTCTCATCTTcaacaatgatgagtcccactacagggatgaAGTCAacaatctcacacagtggtgctccaggaacaacctgattctgaacaccagtaagaccaaggatgtaataatagactacaggaggtccaggaggactgaacatgcTCCACTCTGCATACAGGGGGTGGTAGTGGAGTGTGTGGACcgcattaggttcctgggcattcacatctcctccgacctctcctggactgcaaacacctcccacctggtgaagatgGACCAACgatggctcttcttcctcaggaaactgaaaaggtctggactttccaATAAattgctaaagaacttctacagagctaccatagagagtattttacccacagtgcaggagaggaaggacgtAGCACGGGTTgtgagaacagcgcaggggattgtgggatgctgtctgCAGGATATGGTCTTAGTTCATCAAAGTCTTCGAATCGCTCTTGGTCTGACCCCTCCCCTGAGGTAGTTTGCCATGGGATATCCCATGTGGGATTAAAGCCCCAGACAACACCTCTCAGGATCATGGGGgtactcaaacccctccaccacgttAAGGTGGCGATTCCATGGAGAGGAGgaaaccagcagattgcatcaaagtcttatTTCAATGCAATCCCCCATCCAGAGCAAACACggggtgacagtggagaggaaaaactcccttttCAAAGGAATTTACCTCTAGCAGAACCTGGCTCAGGATGGACGGCCATCTGCTTTGACCGGCTGGGGTTTGAGAGGACAGGAAAGAGAGACAagacatacacaaacacactggGTCAGGAGGATCTCGAATCTAGAGAAAACAACAGACAACATAGTTCATTGATTGTGTTTACTGTGCTGAGTAAAAACAAACTGCTTAAATAGATGTTGTGCTTAGGATGATCTTGGTGTGGAGGAAAACTTGGACCAAAAAATCTTGGGGAATTAAAGGGATGTTATTGATGTTATTGTAAAAGCTTACAACGCATCAATGTGCTTTCTACTTCCTCCATTTCCACAGCACCAGGAGAAGAGCCATGAATGTCCAGTTAAGCTACTAAACTTTTTTGGACCAGAAGGCAAAACTGAAACACCAGAACAAAAGCCACTAACTACGTAAATGGATGTCTAACTAAGTAAAGGGATGTTTCTGAAATACAGGAGAAACCGGAGCACCCGGAGAAAAGCCAGCAATTTCTAACTAAGCTAAGGGATGTTTCTGGAATATAAGAGAAACCGGAGCACCCGGAGAAAAGCCACAAATTTCTAACTAAGCTAAGGGATGTTTTTGGAATATAAGAGAAACCGGAGCACCCGGAGAAAAGCCAGAAATCTCTAACTAAGCTAAGGGATGTTTCTGGAATATAAGAGAAACCGGAGCACCCGGAGAAAAGCCAATAATCTCTAACTAAACTAAGGGTTTCTGGAATATGGGGAAAGTCATAAGAGCCGGTCTAACCAGCCCAAAATTGGTCAGAATTGCCCACtgaggaaaaaagtaaaaaatcccTTGTGAAGTGTGGTGTGTGGTTATGTTTGAGTGTGTAGTTCACAAAAACCACGGGTGGCACAACAGCTCCTCCAGGGTGGGACGCTCCTCCGGGACTTCTGTCAGGCACTTGTTTAGAAAGTCCTTGCATTCTGGAAGGTTAGAGAGAAAAGAGCAACAATGGTTATAAATGCAGTAGTAAAACAGAGGAACAGAGAAACTATTTATATGTGTTGTGAGATATTTGGGCCCCTATTTGTCTTACTCTTGGAGAGCCTTTTGCCAATCTTCAGCTTGTTCATGAGGAAGCTGGGGGTCTTGAACATCTTCTTGTGGAGAATTTCAAATAGGACCACTCCCAGCTGCCACACCGTTGTGGGTCCAGCACTATAGCTCCCGTTTCTGTCAAATTCTGGTGGGATGTGATCAGTGGTACCTAGTTGATGTGCAAGAATAAGACAAtcagaaagaggaagaaatggcaaaagaaactttttgttttattagcaTTGATCAATGAGAAAGGAGCGGGATCTCAGGCCAAAACTCACCACGGAAAATCTCAAATTTTCTTCTCTTGTCAAAGCAGCTTAAACCAAAGTCTATGAGGACAACTCGTGGGACTTCTGAGCTAGTCTCAATCAGGATGTTCTCTGGTTTAATATCACTGTGGAAGATGCTTGCATCCTGAAGGTAAATCCCTGCTTCCACCAGCTGTTTTAGTATCAACTATAAAAGATAATAATGGCAGAAACTGAAGATATAAAATTTTCGGAGGGAAATAGAGTACCTTACAAAACTCTTCATATCCGTTTGGATTAGTTCAGAATACACCAACTAAATTATTTGTGCTTTATGTGGGATAATATGTGATTGATCAACATAAAGTGTATAGAATATTAAGTGAAAGGACAAGTATGCAGACTTTTGAAAAGCACTGTAGATCATGGTTCTGACTTAATTGAATTGTATTcaatatggaaaataaaacaataaaatcaacaatTGACACAATATCTAAAACACACCCAAACTGCATCCAGCAGCTTACCTTGGCCTTGCTCTCCTTTATGGGACCTTTGTGGTCACTAATGTAGTCAAAGAGGTTATCAGAAGGCATGGGCCTCTCCATCACTATAATAAGCTCCTGGTCCACATCATACCAGTCCAGCAGGGACACAATGGGAGACTGCCCCCCTGAACTGGTTGCTACAGCATTCAATTTCAACATGATGGCCACCTCCATGGCCAGCTGCCTGCCGTTCTCATCCTGAAACATCCCAAAAAACAGGAGAAACCCAAAATTAATCTGGAATCCAGTAAGAAGTGAAACCAGTCCCAGATGGTTTTGCTCACTTACCTTATGTTTGAGGATCACTTTATCTTTTGGGATGTGTTTGATGGCTACCTACAAGACAATAAGATGTTGGTTAGTACTATTTGATCATGTTGGGTATGAGAATACCCTTAAAGGGTtagtttaacattttcaaagtgaAGCCATTGGAAGTTATATATTCTCTGATTTTAAGAATGGGAGAAAAGTCGTCGGATTTTGGGCTGCTGGTTCATAAGCAGGTTGTGAGTTGAGCTTCAAAATCCAAAATGAGGAAACAGGAACCAGACCCAAAAGAATAGAGTGGGAAAATTGATGAAAATTGTTTAATCTCAGAACAAGCTGTTCATTAGCTGTTCATAATATAGGAGTATAGCTCAAAAACACCctgaaagaaaagtaaacatgtaaaaattaaAGACTCAGTAGAGAAGGGGCCCACTGTTTCTTGTTGATCCCTTAAAATGTGTTCAGGCAGGCGTGAGATAAATTTTTCCTGTAGGCTGGAGGAAAAGTTTCTTCACAAAGTGAAGACAGCCAAGGTCTGAAACTGAGGTCCATTTTTGTAAACCTACATTGCCAAACGTTTCCAGTGGTCTTTAGATAAGGAAAACCTGTAGGATGGTCCCAAAGAGGGATGCCATTCTGCAGGATAAACTCTGTCATCACCACACAGAGCAGGCCATCAGTTAAGATGGATGCCTGAATGCATTCTGGGTGTGTATTTCTGAATTTCAGTTGTCtgctttaaagtgtttttcaagTTACAGATAAATCCTCTATGTGAGACAGAGGCTTTGGGCATCACACCTTCCAAAATTACTTTCATCCACATGTGTTGAAACAATATTTTAGAAATGAAAGAACTATTTTTCTGTGTTGCTTGTAAATAGTTGATGAGTACTTTCTTCATTAACTGTAGCTGTAGGACTTTTATTGACCTTGAAGTACctaaagtataaataacttTTGACCTGATagtgtttgttttccatttgcTGGTCATCTCTAACTTGACAGATAATCCATACAAAAATTTGATGCAAAAATGACACATTTCTAattgtctaattatcttgtaaTGAGTCAAATAACTCCCTCTATCGATTCTAGGAGGTTTTATTATCTCAGTGGTTCTGGTGATACGCTGCTGTAAAGTATGTTGTTGTGAACTCCAAGTGCTTCACTTCCCTCCAAACTCTGACTGCTCCTGCTGTCTACTAGAGGTTGGAGATCTGTTCGTGATAATAACTTTACAGACCCCCATTttgaaaatctgaaatgtgtgtgtttcaTTGTACTTACATCTGTGTGAGAAAAATGTTTGTGCATTTTACTAGTGAAGTGAGGACTTTCTTTGGTCCACAATTCTGGGCAGCTAGATATATGGTTTAGGACTATAGTGTCAATTATGTTTTGGGGCAGGGTTAGTTGTATACTGTTAAGAGAATGGGGTTAGggcatagaaagggttgaaatgAATTTAAGTCAGTGGAAGTGAAGGCAAAGTCCTACAAAgactttgtatttaaaacaagggtatgtgtgtgtgtgtgtgtgtttgtgtgcatgcgtgtgtgtgtgtgtgtgtgtgggtgggtggggtggggggagggggacaCTTACAGGTAAATTATCCTCCACTCGATAGCCAGCAAACACAGATCCAAAGCCTCCTTCTCCAAGCTCTTGCAGCTCCATATATTGTTCCCTAAATTTGGCTGAACATAGAGACATGGTTGAGAATAAAACCCTGTTTACTCGTGTTACTCAGTTCTAGCTACCATCACATCCTATTGCGTCTTATAATAAACGCTTATGTTACAAATGTATCACTACTTAAAGTCAGACCTCTTTGGGCATCCGCTCTTTCTTTTTTGGTCTCCgttctcttcaccctcttcctGGCTGGTGGTTCTTCAAAGTCCTTAGCCTTCCTCTTCCTTAAATTTCTTGTTTCTGCACAGTGATGTGGCAGAATGGAGCTGCTGCACTCTAACAATAAGAAGAACCCATAGAAACAACATGAGCATTTTAACCTTCACAGAGGACCATGAGAGCAAACTGTCctgacagaaaaagaagaattaCAGTGGCTCATAACATTATTCctacttaaaataaaaccacagatttcactgttttattgggatttcatgtaaTGGACCAacataaaacagaacattatgttggagtggaaggaaaagtctTGTGGAGTATGTTTCTATCAGCTTTACACCTCTAGAGACCAAAACAAATGGATTGTGGCAATCTTTAAACTGAATGTATTCtggctttcttttaactttCCCTTTGTCAGACTTGTAGATTGTATGAGTAATAGTCATATTGACATATTATTTCACCTGAGTTGTaaatctctacagctcctccagagttacactGGACCTTTTGGCTGCTTCGCTGATTAATcagcaaacagacttaaatcggaggcaactggactttccttcagttctttctgaagacgttttgacacctatccatcgcagtgcaccaactacaggttgctctgGTGCccgccaccagaattgacaaagactcatGGATAAGTgtcgaaacgtcttcagaaagaactgaacgaaagtccggttgcgtctgatttaagtctgtttgctgttgcgatgacccggataactgagaatttgctcAGGCATGTTCTCTGAATAATGCTCTCCTTGAATtgtctgtcagtttaggtggacagccatgtctcggtaggtttgcagctgtgtCCTAATATTTCCATATTCAGATGATGATCAGAGCTCTTTGCTCATAATCTTCTCTAACACAAAGATTAGCTTTAGACTGAGACTAAATTatacacaggtggactctgttaACTGCTTAGGTGACTTTTAAAGGCACACAgttaaaatcagataaaaaggGACTGAGTACAAATATTTGCTAcacttttaagagttttattaataaaacaatgaaaaccatgttttcttcttttttttcttttttttatttaccacacaggaacagacttttcctccttttctcttAAACTGACACACAAGGGAAACATATATACACTGGTTGATCAGGCCATTTTGACACAAGAGGggaacataaaatacatttacctAAACATTACTACAAGAAAAGACCAAACTAATCAGTACAGTACTAAAATCAGCAACCTATGAGGAAGAGgacttaaataattaaacttcccaaatttaattacaaaaaacaaaaccatgttTTCTTCAACGTCACAGTTACGTAACACTTTGTGGTGGCTCATCACATTAAAactgattttcattttaataatcttCCTGTGGATCTCAGTGCAAATTAACAGTAATTTCATCAgatttgtataatctgacccaatctgtataatatcattgaagttgactttgtaaagtgccttgagatgacatgtttcatgaattggcgctatataaataaaattgaattgaatcaaacCAGCACACCTTTGCTGACGTCCACTGAGGAGGAAGGAGGCTCCTTAGTCAGGACCAGCTCCAGGagtcctttcttcttttttttagccgGTGGGGAAAGTCCTTCTCCTTTTTCAGGCATATTCCTCTTTGCTCTCCTTAATGTCCTGATCTGGTCCTGGCAGCTTGTGGAGGATCCGGCCACCTCAGAGACCCTCAACAGTTTTCTTGGGGTCTCATCTTCAGGACTGTTATTTGCTTTCCTTTTCCTTGGTCTGCTGTCTTTCTCAGACTCTGGCCTCTGTTGCGTCATGCTGCTGTTGATCTCTAAAATGACAGACATTGGGATGGATTTGTGACAATTTGTTGAATATTGTATTATTTCTGTATCGTCTCACAGACAGATATCTGATCGGGGACTTTACTACACAAGCTTCCTACCCTTTAACCCATTTTACCATGATTTACGCTTCTGACAGAAGCTAGGACCGATTAAAAATTTCAGTGTTCCCAACCACAAACAGAAAGTTTCTAACATGAAAATCGTGACTGATTAAAAACTCTAAATGTCTTAActacacattaaaaacacaactatCAGCTTACTGTTACTCCTCAGTGTGTAAAATTAATGAACTTGTTAAATCAACCTTCATTTCTGTttacaaaaactgaaatatgacCATTTTCTGGCTCATGATGATTAAAACTTATAAACTCAGTTACCTTGTTTCTTCCCCAGGGCCGGggttttaaacttttctgcagaATCTCTCTCCATCTTCGTTTTTTCGTAGATTTCAGATACAATCAGTTCACCTACAAGCAACGGCAGTTTGAACGAGCGTAGCTTCGTCTTACTGTGCCGAAGGTTTCTGAGAGATTTCTGAGCTCAGGTTAGAATGTTGGGTTTTGACTCTACTGTGACATAACAGAGCATCATAGAATGTGGTCATGGTTGTTAAAAGGTAGGTGATGTTGCCTGGCAACCACTCGGGTTTAGGCTTAACCTCAGCCTTGACctacagaactaaaaaaaaatagaaaaaattcAAACCAAAATATCAATATTGTGCTTAGTGTTGGTATTTCTGGGAAAAGTCTGTTTAAGGAATGAATTCCAAATATTGGAACCAGAAAAGGATCCTAAAAACTGTTGATTTGTTGTAAAAACTCAACAATATTAAGAGATTAAACAGCTGTTTTttgtctaaacaaaaaaaaggtaggCCAAAAATGGTTCATGTAAgcagcttattttttattaaaaatcatTAGATAGGCAGGCTTTTTGTATACAGGCAGAATACATGAAGAACACCATTAGctgttatttataaatataaacttGAAATCGtgtattaaaaaatacaacCACTTTAATAACTTTTCTTAAACAACTAGCAGTAAACTGTTTTTATCCATCAAAATGATGACACTGTTCTTTTTCTTAGCAAAAGTTTGTAATTTTAGTTTTCAGTGCATCAACAGCTCAACCTTCACTATTATTCTTTCTTAATCCATCAAAAATGTTCATTGTGTGACCTTCTGACCAGGAGACTGACCAGTGATGAAACCAGGAATGAGTCCAGATTCCTGCTGTTTTCCACCACTTACTGTTGTTTGCTTTAATGTAGTTCAGCCTGAAGGTCTGAAGGTGATTCAGTCATTTGTGCTTTTCAGCTGAATCCCATGCAAGCAGAGATATGACATTCTATAACATGGAAACACTGAATTATTGAAACTTCGGTCTAAACTGATTCTGAATAAAAAGCACTTtaatcatccatctatccattcacTGTCCATAGCCGCTCATCTGTGTTGGGTCGTGAGGGGGTCTGTCGCCTGCCTCCAACGGTCCggatgggtgagaggcggggcacaccctggacaggtcaccagtccatcatagGGCAACATGGAGACTCGGGATGAAcaatcaaacacacacacacacacacacacacacacacacacacacacacacacacacacacacacacacacacacacacacacacacacacacacctaagggtgatttagagagaccaattaacctaacagttatgtttttagactgtgggaggaagccagagggAACGCTGCCTACATCGAGCTCGCAGCATCCTTAAGGACTCATCCCACCCAGCCCAcagactgttttctctcctgccctCCAGCAGGCGTTTCAGGTGCCTCCGGACCAGAACCAACAgactaaagaacagctttttctcccagagctgtctctttattgaactctaaccctcactgatagactctcctctccctcctcacacctacctccattttgttgttctgttatttacaagactgtaatgttcacctgcactcctgactgttactattgtaacaactgtttacatgcatcttgcactactaactatgactgaatattgatttgcactgctgacggTTTATTCACAGTACCGATTGTTTACATagacatttgcaataccgtactttaacatgcaattaccttccactgcactttaatttaaatagcttctgtccaaactttctttatacatttatagtaatagctacctatatatcatgctcacaattctgcctatagtaatagccatctgtacatatattactagtacatgtaaactgttataataacaatcatctgtatattatgctattgtacatatctgtaaaactctatttatagtacaATCCACCTGTACATTAtgttcggtacatatccagctgttaattttagttcacaatactagttatctacatatctgtacatatctgtaaaactctatttatagtaatatccacctgcatattatattcggtatccagctgtaaatttagttcacaataaaagttatctatatatacatatctttacatatctgtaaaactctatttatcgCAATATCCACCTgcatattatattcggtacacatccagctgtaaatttagttcacaatactcgttatctatatattatactcataggacaaatctatcagtaaaattatgtttataatagtatacatctctatatttattcagtaaaaacccatgtcctgtacttatggaaccattgtttatcctgcacttgctgctattgcacttctggttagacctaaactgcatttcgttgccttgtacctgtacctgtgttatgacaataaagtttaatctaatctaatctaatctaattttatCTAATCTAAtgtaatctaatctaatctaatctaatctagaGTACCTGGAGataatccacacatgcacaggaagaatatgcaaactccatgcagaaagatttgaatccaggaccttcttgctgtaaaTGTTTCAATGTTATTTCTGCAGGTTGCTGTTATTGATAAATAAGTAGGCCAGACAGGATTTTTCatctctgtttgtttgttttttgttttttttaattgggacatGCCCTGGTACTAACTTTTCTGCCTGAGGGGAGTTATGTTGGGACTGCACTGTAGCCGGCTCCTCAGTAAGGACAGTAGCTACTGGCTGTTCTGAAGCTCACTAGAAACTTAACAGACTATTAGCATTTAAATGGAAATGTAATAGACACTGTTGATTGGAGGAATAACAAGCTAAAAGatataaatgtgtaaaaacagacatgctttttttatgttaatttttttataagtTCACCATTGAAAGTAGACTGCACAGCGGTCGGTAGTACTGTTGACTTGCAAACTTTAAGGTGTAGGAAAACGTTTGCAATACAATGTGGATCTAAATCAAACACAATATAAAACTTTTGGACTGTTGGACCATTGCCATGGAGATTTCTGGGTAAAAGTAAACATCCACCTCAATGCAGGCACACCAGAGAATTATTATGTTATGCATAACAAGTAAAGTGTGTTCAGCTGTTTAGCACACAGTAGCTTTCTCTGACCACCTACAGCTAAcaccagatgtttacatacacttaGTGAAAACATACATGAGCTTTGTTCCTTAAGTTACTGTCAGACATTAAGTAAGAGTTAGGTCAGTCAGAGTTTCTGTTACTCTATTGTAGATTTTCTATTACTCTATTGTTTCTATTTGAAAAATTATCTCTTAGAGAAAATATCctattttcctatatttcacAAGTTTACATATATTTCTTTAGAATTAAAGAAttctttagattttattttttattttttttatttcctccagCGTGCCACAATTACCTTTTTTAAACCATATCTTGGGCTAAATATGTGAGTGTGCTTTTTGCTGGCATTTTGGCCCATTTCTCCTGGCAGAACTGAATCAGGTTTGTCGGCTGTCTTGCTCACGTACAGCTTTTCAGCTCGACCACAAAGTCCAGTACTAAGATCAGGGCTTTGTTATGGCCGCTctaaaacattgactttgttgtccttaagcCACTCTCTAACTAGTTTGGTGGGTTGTCAGTTTGGAAGAACAATTTATGTCAACAATTtaagctttaacttcctggctgatgtctGGAGAAGTCACTTCAATATTTCCTCGTAACGTTATTTCctcatgatgccatctattATGTGAAATGCACCAGTCTGTCCTGCAGGAAAACagccccacatcatgatgcttcACACCATTTTCTGTTTAACAACTGAACATAACTGCATTTTACATGATGTTTAATCCCTCTCACTGACTCCTCCTGGAGGGAGCAACAATAAAACGTGATGATGGTACAGCAGCCATCTTTGTAGCTTAGCTCATGAGAGGAGAAGCAGCCAACAGGATTGGTCAGTTCCTGCTTCTTCTTTACTCAGGTTTGTCTGTCAGCGGTTTGGAGGATTCAGAGTTCGTGATACTGTACAGCAGAGAGGATGTGTTCAggaataatctttggaccatgAATTTAACCAATGCACTCTTTAAAAGTGAACACGGATGCCAACGCTCCGCTGTCTGTCCACATGTTTcccatttgtgtgtgtgttcactgTGTCCAGCCTGTGCGTCATCTCTGCCAGAGTTAAGCCAAAGGAACATTTCCACACATGTCCACAATAACCTGATGATTCCTCTCCAATCTCACTGATAACTATCACTGTAAACATTCATTTGGTGTTCTGAACACGCCACAATTTCACACAGTAGCTCACTTCCATCCGAAGAATAGAACAATAGACATCAGAGGGATTAGAGAGGTGTaatctttgtgttttatgtgtcaGGGCTGATTTATACTGAGGATGAAATGAAGGTCAACATGATCCCTCTGGATCACAAGAATCCAGGTGAAATCATCCTGATGTCAACTGGATTTCCTGGTATCTTTTAATGTCAGTCCCAAAGAATCTCTGGCTCCACCTGAATACCCTTAAAAGCTCCTAGCTcttgttccttgacctttcatggggtcaacagtaagaacactatcgaggataggaaaggagctttTGGACTGCTTT from Fundulus heteroclitus isolate FHET01 chromosome 21, MU-UCD_Fhet_4.1, whole genome shotgun sequence carries:
- the LOC105925107 gene encoding serine/threonine-protein kinase pim-2-like isoform X1, which translates into the protein MERDSAEKFKTPALGKKQEINSSMTQQRPESEKDSRPRKRKANNSPEDETPRKLLRVSEVAGSSTSCQDQIRTLRRAKRNMPEKGEGLSPPAKKKKKGLLELVLTKEPPSSSVDVSKECSSSILPHHCAETRNLRKRKAKDFEEPPARKRVKRTETKKERADAQRAKFREQYMELQELGEGGFGSVFAGYRVEDNLPVAIKHIPKDKVILKHKVSEQNHLGLVSLLTGFQINFGFLLFFGMFQDENGRQLAMEVAIMLKLNAVATSSGGQSPIVSLLDWYDVDQELIIVMERPMPSDNLFDYISDHKGPIKESKAKLILKQLVEAGIYLQDASIFHSDIKPENILIETSSEVPRVVLIDFGLSCFDKRRKFEIFRGTTDHIPPEFDRNGSYSAGPTTVWQLGVVLFEILHKKMFKTPSFLMNKLKIGKRLSKKCKDFLNKCLTEVPEERPTLEELLCHPWFL
- the LOC105925107 gene encoding serine/threonine-protein kinase pim-1-like isoform X2, with the translated sequence MERDSAEKFKTPALGKKQEINSSMTQQRPESEKDSRPRKRKANNSPEDETPRKLLRVSEVAGSSTSCQDQIRTLRRAKRNMPEKGEGLSPPAKKKKKGLLELVLTKEPPSSSVDVSKECSSSILPHHCAETRNLRKRKAKDFEEPPARKRVKRTETKKERADAQRAKFREQYMELQELGEGGFGSVFAGYRVEDNLPVAIKHIPKDKVILKHKDENGRQLAMEVAIMLKLNAVATSSGGQSPIVSLLDWYDVDQELIIVMERPMPSDNLFDYISDHKGPIKESKAKLILKQLVEAGIYLQDASIFHSDIKPENILIETSSEVPRVVLIDFGLSCFDKRRKFEIFRGTTDHIPPEFDRNGSYSAGPTTVWQLGVVLFEILHKKMFKTPSFLMNKLKIGKRLSKKCKDFLNKCLTEVPEERPTLEELLCHPWFL